A genome region from Methylobacterium sp. FF17 includes the following:
- a CDS encoding competence/damage-inducible protein A: MTQAAITAAILVIGDEILSGRTKDKNIGTIADYCTAIGIDLREVRIVPDEADRIVAAVNALRNDHTYLFTTGGIGPTHDDITADSVAAAFGVSIDVDPRARAMLLERHKPEDLNEARLRMARIPASADLIPNPVSKAPGFRIGNVFVMAGVPAIMQAMLDQIGPTLTTGAKVLSETIEAGNLPEGTYAGGLATIARAHEAVSIGSYPSMTPNGFANRVVVRGKDPEEVTRARDAVVALLDALREGADA; the protein is encoded by the coding sequence ATGACGCAAGCTGCCATCACCGCCGCCATTCTCGTGATCGGTGACGAGATCCTGTCCGGGCGCACCAAGGACAAGAACATCGGCACCATCGCCGATTACTGCACGGCGATCGGGATCGATCTCCGGGAGGTGCGTATCGTACCGGATGAGGCGGACCGGATCGTTGCGGCGGTCAACGCCTTGCGAAATGACCACACCTACCTCTTCACCACGGGCGGCATCGGGCCGACACACGACGACATCACCGCCGATAGCGTGGCTGCCGCCTTCGGTGTGAGCATCGACGTCGACCCCCGCGCCCGGGCGATGCTGCTGGAGCGCCATAAGCCCGAGGACCTCAACGAGGCGCGCCTGCGCATGGCGCGCATACCGGCCAGCGCCGACCTGATCCCGAACCCGGTCTCGAAGGCGCCCGGGTTCCGCATCGGCAACGTGTTCGTGATGGCCGGCGTCCCGGCGATCATGCAGGCGATGCTCGATCAGATCGGGCCGACGCTGACCACCGGGGCCAAGGTCCTCTCGGAGACCATCGAGGCGGGAAACCTTCCGGAGGGGACCTATGCGGGCGGGCTCGCAACGATCGCGAGGGCACACGAGGCGGTTTCGATCGGTTCTTATCCGTCGATGACGCCGAACGGATTCGCCAATCGCGTCGTCGTCCGCGGCAAGGATCCCGAGGAAGTCACCAGGGCGCGGGATGCGGTCGTCGCTCTGCTGGATGCCTTGCGCGAGGGCGCTGACGCCTGA
- a CDS encoding formate/nitrite transporter family protein, with amino-acid sequence MAEGPEQGDDERRRSIAEVGRPGAFVLHEAIRLEGDEELRRHGGALLVSAVAAGLTMGFSLIVPGVLKAHLPDATWTSLVTSLGYATGFLIVVLGRQQLFTENTVTPILPLLHDRTMKTLRRVLRLWGIVLAGNIAATAAIAAVLSHSEAFEPNIRDAFAQIGRHAVGSAFGTTVIKAVFAGWLIALMVWMLPATGATAPFVIVLITWLVSMCDLSHIVAGSVDAFYLVFIGEVTMLDYVWRFFLPTLIGNVFGGTALVAVLNFGQVAPEVEQQKVSDGEA; translated from the coding sequence ATGGCAGAAGGGCCTGAACAGGGGGACGATGAACGGCGCCGAAGCATTGCCGAGGTAGGCCGACCGGGTGCTTTCGTCCTGCACGAGGCGATCCGACTGGAAGGCGACGAGGAGCTGCGCCGTCACGGGGGCGCACTCCTGGTCTCGGCCGTTGCTGCGGGCCTGACCATGGGGTTCTCCCTAATCGTACCCGGTGTGCTCAAGGCGCACCTGCCGGATGCGACATGGACCAGCCTGGTGACCAGCCTCGGCTACGCAACCGGCTTCCTCATCGTGGTTCTGGGTCGTCAGCAGCTTTTCACCGAGAACACGGTGACGCCGATTCTGCCGCTGCTGCACGACCGGACGATGAAGACCCTGCGGCGCGTGCTGCGCCTCTGGGGCATCGTCCTGGCCGGTAACATCGCCGCTACCGCCGCCATCGCAGCCGTCCTGTCCCACTCGGAGGCATTTGAGCCGAACATCCGGGACGCCTTTGCGCAGATCGGCCGCCATGCGGTAGGTTCGGCCTTCGGCACGACCGTCATCAAGGCGGTCTTCGCAGGTTGGCTCATTGCCCTGATGGTCTGGATGCTGCCCGCCACGGGCGCGACCGCGCCCTTCGTGATCGTCCTGATCACTTGGCTCGTCTCGATGTGCGACCTGTCGCACATCGTCGCCGGGTCAGTCGACGCGTTCTACCTCGTCTTTATTGGCGAGGTGACGATGCTCGATTACGTTTGGCGCTTCTTCCTACCGACCCTGATCGGCAACGTCTTCGGAGGCACGGCCCTCGTGGCCGTTCTGAACTTTGGTCAAGTTGCACCGGAGGTCGAGCAGCAGAAGGTTTCGGATGGCGAGGCGTGA
- a CDS encoding outer membrane protein, which produces MIAKSILGGLASLVAIGAASAADLPRRQAPPPVFTPVPVFTWTGFYLGTHSSYAFSDRQNIRNTGNELGTQTAIAANRFPLNVRSEQDGIGNVGGGIGYNYQFTPGAGFVVGVNADVTWTDISKRYGTLGSLNESATFRQRLDYLGTVQGRLGYAFDRFLVYGTGGFAYGSVDYRSNFFNSAGVLAYSGRYNEMETGYAYGGGIEYAIPTDSFLNRFNFIGGLIGASAITLKAEYLHYDLGSRSVQVNNLSVPLSTGSYTSRFETQGNIIKAGFNYKFGSL; this is translated from the coding sequence ATGATCGCAAAGTCAATCCTGGGCGGCCTGGCCTCGTTGGTCGCCATCGGCGCGGCCTCCGCCGCCGATCTGCCGCGCCGCCAGGCACCCCCGCCGGTCTTTACGCCGGTACCGGTCTTCACCTGGACGGGCTTCTACCTTGGCACGCACAGCTCCTACGCGTTCAGCGACCGTCAGAACATCCGCAACACAGGCAACGAGCTGGGCACGCAGACCGCGATCGCCGCCAATCGGTTCCCGCTGAATGTCCGTTCTGAACAGGACGGAATCGGCAATGTGGGCGGCGGCATCGGCTATAATTACCAGTTCACCCCGGGCGCCGGCTTCGTGGTCGGCGTGAACGCGGACGTGACCTGGACTGACATCAGCAAGCGCTACGGCACGCTCGGTTCGCTCAACGAGTCGGCAACCTTCCGCCAGCGCCTCGACTACCTCGGCACCGTCCAGGGTCGCCTCGGCTACGCGTTCGACCGGTTTCTCGTCTACGGGACCGGCGGCTTCGCCTACGGCAGCGTCGACTACCGCTCGAACTTCTTCAACAGCGCCGGCGTCCTGGCCTATAGCGGCCGGTACAACGAGATGGAGACCGGCTACGCCTATGGCGGCGGCATCGAGTACGCCATCCCGACCGACAGCTTCCTGAACCGCTTCAACTTCATCGGTGGCCTCATCGGTGCCAGCGCCATCACGTTGAAGGCCGAGTACCTCCATTACGACCTCGGCAGCCGCAGCGTTCAGGTCAACAACCTGAGTGTCCCGCTGTCCACCGGCTCCTACACCTCGCGCTTCGAGACCCAGGGCAATATCATCAAGGCCGGCTTCAACTATAAGTTCGGCAGTCTCTAA
- a CDS encoding GlcG/HbpS family heme-binding protein produces the protein MHVTIEDAHKAIEAARAKAVELDTQMCIAVVDSGGNLKAFYRMDGAWVGSIDIAQKKAKTSVFFGMMTGQIGGLSQPGGPLYGIEHSNDGLITFPGGIPIVDKDGEMSGAIGVSGSTVENDHAVALAGASSIGSTELPAHPWRT, from the coding sequence ATGCACGTGACCATCGAAGACGCACACAAAGCCATCGAAGCAGCTCGAGCCAAGGCCGTGGAACTCGACACCCAGATGTGTATCGCCGTCGTGGATTCGGGGGGCAACCTGAAGGCCTTCTACCGGATGGACGGCGCCTGGGTCGGCTCCATCGACATCGCACAGAAGAAGGCCAAGACCTCCGTGTTCTTCGGCATGATGACCGGACAGATCGGCGGGCTCTCGCAGCCCGGCGGCCCACTCTACGGCATCGAGCATTCGAATGACGGGCTGATCACCTTCCCGGGCGGTATTCCCATCGTAGACAAGGACGGAGAGATGTCCGGCGCCATCGGCGTCAGCGGCTCGACGGTGGAGAACGACCATGCCGTGGCGCTGGCCGGAGCCAGCTCGATCGGATCCACTGAACTGCCTGCTCATCCCTGGCGGACTTGA
- a CDS encoding HpcH/HpaI aldolase/citrate lyase family protein: MSFTLIQQATPRLHRSELAVPGSNPTFMEKSAASKADVIFLDLEDAVAPDDKEQARKNIIQALNEIDWGNKTMMIRINGLDTHYMYRDVVDIVEACPRLDMILIPKVGVPADVYAIDVMVTQIEQAKKREKKIGFEVLIETALGMANVEAIATSSKRLEAMSFGVADYAASTRARSTVIGGVNKDYSILTDKDEAGNREIHWQDPWLFAQARMMVACRAYGLRPIDGPFGDFSDPDGYTSAARRCAALGFEGKWAIHPSQIELANEVFTPSAAEVEKARRILAAMEDAAKAGKGAVSLDGRLIDIASIRMAEALIEKANAMASN, encoded by the coding sequence ATGAGCTTTACCCTGATCCAGCAGGCGACCCCGCGCCTCCACCGCTCGGAACTCGCGGTCCCCGGCTCCAACCCAACCTTCATGGAGAAGTCGGCGGCCTCGAAAGCCGATGTGATCTTCCTCGATCTCGAGGATGCCGTTGCGCCGGACGACAAGGAGCAGGCCCGCAAGAACATCATCCAGGCGCTCAACGAGATCGACTGGGGCAACAAGACCATGATGATCCGCATCAATGGTCTCGATACGCACTACATGTATCGCGACGTGGTCGACATCGTCGAGGCTTGTCCGCGCCTCGACATGATCCTGATCCCCAAGGTCGGTGTGCCGGCCGACGTCTACGCCATCGACGTGATGGTGACGCAGATCGAGCAGGCGAAGAAGCGCGAGAAGAAGATCGGATTCGAGGTACTGATCGAGACCGCGCTCGGCATGGCCAATGTCGAGGCGATCGCCACCTCCTCCAAGCGCCTGGAGGCCATGTCTTTCGGCGTGGCGGACTACGCCGCCTCCACCCGCGCCCGCTCGACCGTCATCGGCGGCGTGAACAAGGACTACTCGATTCTGACCGACAAGGACGAGGCCGGCAACCGCGAGATTCACTGGCAGGATCCCTGGTTGTTCGCCCAGGCCCGCATGATGGTCGCCTGCCGCGCCTACGGCCTGCGCCCGATCGACGGTCCGTTCGGCGATTTCTCCGATCCGGACGGGTACACCTCCGCTGCCCGCCGCTGCGCCGCCCTCGGCTTCGAGGGCAAATGGGCGATCCACCCGAGCCAGATCGAACTGGCCAACGAGGTGTTCACCCCCTCCGCGGCCGAAGTGGAGAAGGCTCGCCGCATCCTGGCGGCCATGGAAGACGCAGCCAAGGCCGGCAAGGGCGCCGTTTCCCTCGACGGCCGCCTCATCGACATCGCTTCGATCCGGATGGCCGAAGCGCTGATCGAGAAGGCCAACGCCATGGCGTCGAACTGA
- a CDS encoding phosphoenolpyruvate carboxylase translates to MTDTLHAPVGAIDQTFAPPVITGTSSKEALDILFHALLAVARRHEPELEDVLHGRANISEFSPELLARALQVQGIWFQLLSIAEQNAAMRRRRQVERTKGREALGGSFSAVLADAAAFGIKAPEIHALLKDLRIRPTITAHPTEGKRVTVLEKFRRIYLVLRELELPRWTERERNGLMNELRDQIELVWMTGELHLEKATVEREVAWGLHFFDETLFEMLPEVLYSLEESLAQYYPDEKFEVPPFFQFGSWIGGDRDGNPYVTSSVTRATLQRNALASLRRYRDGVTALGRTLSLTERSLPVPPTFKAELAQMLTESGDSRAIASRNPGEAYRQFLTCILRKLEATILRNKGQRPTGPDYPSADGLINDLRVLEQGLTDAKCPSLAIDLVRPVRRMVEIFRFSTVRLDLRENTTRTTKTLHALWQQAHGQNRTPPDIDSAEWKAWLLGELAKPRARERSFESLPDDARETLDTFALVGEMREQLDREAFGSFVLSMTRSVQDILGAYLLAKETGNFLDAAGTEICCLPIVPLFETIDDLRAAPAIMKELFSIPVVRRSTRWQGGVQEVMIGYSDSNKDGGFVASNWELYKAQDKLTQLGKASGVPIAFFHGRGGSVSRGGAPTARAIAAQPPGSINGRFRTTEQGEVVSFKYANRGTAAYQMELLASSVFEHALKSEREAAKTPRNEFDDCLEALSGASRAAYVNLIQHPDLVTYFGAASPLDEIALLNIGSRPARRFGARSLSDLRAIPWVFAWSQNRHVITGWYGVGSGLKSFLDVRGAQGEAQLKRLFAESKPFRLILDEVEKTLLMVDLEIARDYASLVPDAGARDSIFPLIEAEYALTREMALRVSGDRELAERFPLFRDRLNGRLPTINQVSREQVELLRRFRSEEDEDQREAVKSALLLSINCIAVGFGATG, encoded by the coding sequence ATGACGGATACCCTTCATGCTCCGGTCGGAGCCATCGACCAGACCTTCGCACCCCCCGTCATCACGGGCACGTCGTCGAAGGAAGCGCTCGATATCCTGTTCCATGCCCTGCTCGCGGTCGCTCGCCGGCACGAGCCGGAACTGGAAGACGTCCTGCATGGCCGCGCCAACATCTCGGAGTTCTCACCGGAGCTCCTCGCCCGCGCGTTGCAGGTCCAGGGAATCTGGTTCCAGCTCCTGTCCATTGCCGAGCAGAATGCAGCAATGCGCCGCCGCCGGCAGGTGGAGCGCACCAAGGGCCGGGAAGCCTTGGGAGGAAGCTTCAGTGCCGTCCTGGCGGATGCGGCGGCGTTCGGCATCAAGGCGCCGGAGATCCACGCGCTCCTCAAGGATCTGCGCATCCGGCCGACGATCACGGCGCATCCCACCGAGGGTAAGCGGGTTACGGTGCTGGAGAAGTTCCGTCGCATCTACCTCGTGCTGCGCGAGCTCGAGCTGCCGCGCTGGACTGAGCGCGAGCGCAACGGCCTCATGAACGAACTGCGCGACCAGATCGAGCTCGTCTGGATGACCGGTGAACTCCATCTGGAGAAGGCCACCGTCGAACGCGAAGTCGCCTGGGGCCTGCACTTCTTCGACGAAACGCTGTTCGAGATGCTGCCCGAAGTGCTCTACTCTCTTGAGGAGAGCCTGGCGCAGTATTACCCGGACGAGAAGTTCGAGGTACCGCCGTTCTTCCAGTTCGGATCCTGGATCGGCGGCGACCGCGACGGCAATCCCTACGTGACCTCTTCCGTCACCCGGGCCACCCTGCAGCGCAACGCGCTCGCTTCGCTGCGGCGCTACCGGGATGGTGTCACGGCCCTTGGCCGCACGCTCTCGCTCACCGAACGTTCCCTACCCGTGCCGCCGACCTTCAAGGCTGAATTGGCGCAGATGCTCACCGAGAGTGGGGATAGCCGCGCCATCGCCAGCCGGAATCCGGGGGAGGCCTATCGCCAGTTCCTCACCTGTATCCTCCGCAAGCTCGAAGCGACGATCCTACGTAACAAGGGTCAGCGTCCCACGGGGCCGGACTACCCGAGTGCGGATGGCCTCATCAACGATCTGCGGGTCCTGGAACAGGGGCTCACGGACGCGAAATGCCCCTCCCTCGCCATCGACCTCGTGCGGCCGGTTCGGCGCATGGTCGAGATCTTCCGCTTCTCCACCGTCCGCCTGGATCTGCGCGAGAACACCACCCGCACCACGAAGACGCTGCACGCCCTGTGGCAACAGGCCCATGGCCAGAACCGAACGCCGCCCGACATCGATTCGGCGGAGTGGAAGGCATGGCTCCTTGGCGAACTGGCCAAGCCTCGCGCCCGGGAGCGCAGCTTCGAATCCCTGCCCGACGACGCCCGCGAGACCCTGGACACCTTCGCTCTGGTCGGCGAGATGCGCGAGCAGCTCGACCGCGAGGCCTTCGGCTCCTTCGTCCTCTCGATGACCCGCTCCGTGCAGGACATCCTCGGCGCCTATCTGCTTGCCAAGGAGACGGGCAACTTCCTCGATGCCGCCGGCACCGAGATCTGCTGTCTGCCGATCGTGCCGCTGTTCGAAACCATCGATGATCTGCGCGCCGCCCCTGCGATCATGAAGGAATTGTTCTCGATTCCCGTGGTGCGCCGCTCGACCCGCTGGCAGGGCGGCGTGCAGGAGGTGATGATCGGCTACTCGGATTCGAACAAGGACGGCGGCTTCGTCGCCTCGAATTGGGAGCTGTACAAGGCGCAGGACAAGCTGACTCAGCTCGGCAAGGCATCGGGCGTGCCGATCGCGTTCTTCCACGGGCGCGGTGGCTCGGTGAGCCGCGGCGGCGCGCCGACGGCGCGGGCCATCGCGGCACAGCCGCCAGGCTCGATCAACGGCCGCTTCCGAACCACGGAGCAGGGCGAGGTTGTCTCGTTCAAATACGCCAACCGGGGTACGGCGGCCTACCAGATGGAGTTGCTTGCTTCCTCCGTGTTCGAGCATGCCCTGAAGTCCGAGCGCGAGGCTGCCAAGACCCCGCGCAACGAGTTCGACGACTGCCTCGAAGCCCTGTCAGGCGCATCGCGGGCGGCCTACGTGAATCTCATCCAGCATCCCGACCTCGTGACCTATTTCGGCGCCGCGAGCCCGCTTGACGAGATCGCGCTGCTGAATATCGGCTCACGCCCAGCCCGCCGCTTTGGGGCTCGCTCGCTCTCCGACCTACGGGCGATCCCGTGGGTTTTCGCCTGGTCGCAGAACCGGCATGTCATCACGGGCTGGTACGGCGTAGGGTCGGGCCTCAAGAGCTTCCTCGACGTGCGCGGTGCGCAGGGTGAGGCGCAATTGAAGCGCCTGTTCGCGGAATCGAAGCCGTTCCGGCTCATCCTCGATGAAGTCGAGAAGACGCTTCTCATGGTCGATCTCGAGATCGCCCGTGATTACGCGAGCCTCGTCCCCGACGCGGGTGCCCGCGATAGCATCTTCCCGCTGATCGAGGCGGAGTATGCCTTGACCCGCGAGATGGCCCTGCGGGTCAGCGGTGACCGCGAACTCGCCGAGCGCTTTCCCCTGTTCCGCGATCGCCTCAACGGACGTCTGCCGACCATCAATCAGGTCAGCCGCGAGCAGGTGGAACTGCTGCGCCGCTTCCGCTCGGAAGAGGACGAAGACCAGCGCGAGGCGGTGAAGTCCGCCCTGCTGCTCTCGATCAACTGCATCGCCGTCGGCTTCGGCGCGACGGGTTGA
- the sucD gene encoding succinate--CoA ligase subunit alpha → MSILIDEKTPILIQGITGDKGTFHAKEMMEYGSNVVGGVTPGKGGKTHLGVPVFNTVKEAVEATGATTSITFVAPPFAADAIMEGADAGLALICSITDGIPAQDMMRVKRYLRRYPKEKRTMVVGPNCAGIISPGKSMLGIMPGHIYLQGNVGVISRSGTLGYEAAAQMKAEGIGISTSVGIGGDPINGSSFLDHLALFEQDPETRAVLMIGEIGGPQEAEASAWIKENMSKPVVGFVAGLTAPKGRRMGHAGAIISATGDSAAEKAEIMRSYGLTVAPSPGEFGSTVAQVMRKLAA, encoded by the coding sequence ATGAGCATTCTGATCGACGAGAAGACCCCGATTCTCATTCAGGGCATCACAGGCGACAAGGGCACCTTCCACGCCAAGGAGATGATGGAGTACGGCTCCAACGTGGTCGGCGGCGTCACACCCGGCAAGGGTGGCAAGACCCATCTCGGGGTGCCGGTGTTCAACACCGTCAAGGAGGCCGTCGAGGCTACCGGCGCCACGACTTCCATCACCTTCGTGGCCCCGCCCTTCGCGGCCGACGCCATCATGGAAGGCGCCGATGCGGGCCTCGCTCTGATCTGCTCGATCACCGATGGCATCCCGGCCCAGGACATGATGCGGGTGAAGCGGTATCTCCGCCGCTACCCGAAAGAAAAGCGCACCATGGTGGTGGGCCCGAACTGCGCCGGCATCATCTCGCCGGGCAAGTCGATGCTCGGCATCATGCCCGGCCACATCTACCTCCAGGGGAATGTCGGCGTGATCTCGCGTTCCGGCACGCTCGGCTACGAGGCTGCCGCGCAGATGAAGGCTGAGGGCATCGGCATCTCGACCTCGGTGGGCATCGGCGGAGACCCCATCAACGGCTCGTCCTTCCTCGACCACCTGGCCCTGTTCGAGCAGGACCCGGAGACCCGGGCCGTGCTGATGATCGGCGAGATCGGCGGTCCGCAGGAGGCGGAAGCCTCGGCCTGGATCAAGGAGAACATGTCGAAGCCGGTGGTGGGCTTCGTCGCAGGCCTCACGGCTCCGAAGGGCCGCCGCATGGGACATGCCGGCGCGATCATCTCGGCGACCGGCGACTCGGCCGCCGAGAAGGCGGAGATCATGCGCTCGTATGGGCTGACCGTGGCGCCGAGCCCCGGCGAGTTCGGCTCGACCGTAGCACAGGTGATGCGCAAGCTCGCGGCGTAA
- a CDS encoding malate--CoA ligase subunit beta, which produces MDVHEYQAKELLAGFGVAVPKGAVAFSADQAVYAATELGGSFWAVKAQIHAGARGKAGGIKLCRTYNEVRDAAKDLLGKRLVTIQTGPEGKPVQRVYVETADPFERELYLGYVLDRKAERVRVIASQRGGMDIEEIAANEPEALIQVVVEPAVGLQQFQAREIAFRLGLNIKQVSAAVKTIMNAYRAFRDCDGTMLEINPLVVTKDDRVLALDAKMSFDDNAMFRRRNIADMHDPSQGDPREAQAAEHNLSYIGLEGEIGCIVNGAGLAMATMDMIKHAGGEPANFLDVGGGASPDRVATAFRLVLSDRNVKAILVNIFAGINRCDWVAQGVIQAAREVKIDVPLIVRLAGTNVEAGQKILAESGLDLITADSLSDAAAKAVEACAAAKTNR; this is translated from the coding sequence ATGGACGTGCACGAGTACCAGGCCAAGGAGCTGCTCGCCGGCTTCGGCGTGGCCGTTCCGAAGGGCGCTGTCGCCTTCAGCGCCGATCAGGCCGTCTACGCGGCGACCGAGCTCGGAGGATCGTTCTGGGCCGTCAAGGCGCAGATTCATGCCGGTGCCCGCGGCAAGGCCGGCGGGATCAAGCTCTGCCGAACCTACAACGAGGTCCGCGACGCGGCCAAGGACCTGCTCGGCAAGCGCCTGGTGACCATTCAGACCGGGCCCGAGGGCAAGCCTGTCCAGCGAGTTTACGTCGAGACTGCCGATCCGTTCGAGCGGGAACTCTACCTCGGCTATGTCCTCGACCGGAAGGCCGAGCGCGTCCGAGTCATCGCGTCCCAGCGCGGCGGCATGGATATCGAGGAGATCGCCGCCAACGAGCCCGAGGCCCTGATCCAGGTGGTTGTCGAGCCGGCGGTGGGGCTTCAGCAATTTCAGGCCCGCGAGATCGCGTTCCGGCTCGGGCTGAACATCAAGCAGGTTTCGGCCGCCGTAAAGACGATCATGAACGCCTACCGGGCGTTCCGCGATTGCGACGGCACCATGCTGGAGATCAATCCCCTCGTCGTCACCAAGGACGACCGGGTGCTGGCGCTGGACGCCAAGATGTCCTTCGACGACAACGCCATGTTCCGCCGGCGCAACATCGCCGACATGCACGATCCCTCGCAGGGCGATCCGCGCGAGGCCCAGGCCGCCGAACACAACCTCTCCTATATCGGCCTCGAAGGTGAGATCGGCTGCATCGTCAACGGCGCAGGGCTCGCCATGGCGACCATGGACATGATCAAGCACGCGGGCGGTGAGCCCGCGAACTTCCTCGATGTCGGCGGCGGCGCCTCGCCGGACCGGGTCGCGACAGCCTTCCGCCTCGTGCTCTCTGACCGCAATGTGAAGGCGATTCTCGTCAACATCTTCGCCGGCATCAACCGCTGTGACTGGGTCGCCCAAGGGGTGATTCAGGCGGCGCGGGAGGTGAAGATCGATGTGCCCCTCATCGTCCGGCTGGCCGGCACGAATGTGGAGGCTGGCCAGAAGATCCTGGCCGAGAGCGGCCTCGACCTCATCACCGCCGACAGCCTGTCGGATGCGGCCGCCAAGGCTGTCGAAGCCTGCGCCGCCGCCAAGACCAACCGCTGA
- the fchA gene encoding methenyltetrahydrofolate cyclohydrolase — MAKENPAQDTLQTFLDGLASAAPTPGGGGAAAISGAMGAALLSMVCNLTIGKKKYVEVEGELREILGQSEALRAELTGMIADDVAAFDAVMGAYGLPKATDEEKAARADRIQAALKIATDVPLACCRACRKVIDLSQAVADKGNLNVISDAGVAVLSAHAGLRSAALNVYVNAKGLDDRAFADERLRELETLLGSAGPLNEAVYEVVKAKVN, encoded by the coding sequence ATGGCCAAGGAGAATCCAGCCCAGGATACCCTTCAGACCTTCCTCGACGGTCTGGCCAGCGCGGCCCCCACCCCTGGTGGGGGTGGTGCCGCCGCCATCTCCGGCGCCATGGGCGCCGCCCTCCTCAGCATGGTGTGCAACCTCACCATCGGGAAGAAGAAGTACGTCGAGGTCGAGGGCGAATTGCGTGAGATCCTCGGGCAATCCGAGGCACTGCGCGCCGAACTCACCGGAATGATCGCCGACGATGTCGCGGCCTTTGACGCGGTGATGGGGGCCTATGGGCTGCCCAAGGCCACGGACGAGGAGAAGGCGGCCCGTGCCGACCGGATCCAGGCGGCATTGAAGATCGCCACCGACGTGCCGCTCGCCTGCTGTCGGGCCTGCCGCAAGGTCATCGATCTGTCTCAGGCGGTGGCCGACAAGGGCAACCTCAACGTCATCTCGGATGCCGGCGTCGCGGTCCTTTCGGCCCATGCCGGCCTGCGCAGCGCAGCGCTCAACGTCTATGTCAACGCCAAAGGGCTCGACGACCGCGCCTTCGCCGACGAGCGCCTGCGCGAACTCGAGACTCTGCTCGGTTCGGCCGGACCGCTCAACGAAGCGGTCTATGAGGTCGTCAAGGCCAAGGTGAACTGA
- a CDS encoding NADP-dependent methylenetetrahydromethanopterin/methylenetetrahydrofolate dehydrogenase — protein sequence MKKLLFQFDTDTVPSVFDVVVGYDGGADHITGYGNVTPENVGALVDGTIYTRGGSEKKSTAIFVGGGSMAAGEAVFEAVKKRFFGPFRVSIMLDSNGSNTTAAAGVALVQKSAGSLQGKKAVVLAGTGPVGMRSAALLAQEGAEVTLCGRSLDKAQAAADQINARFKVNIKAAETPDAASRAAIVRGQNIVFSAGAIGLELLPEDAWKDEASIEFVADYNAQPPLGFGGIEAMDKAKERHGKKVFGALGIGGLKLKLHRACVGQLFDSTEQVLDAEAIYALAKKMA from the coding sequence ATGAAAAAGCTGCTGTTCCAATTCGACACCGACACCGTCCCGAGCGTGTTCGACGTGGTCGTCGGCTACGATGGCGGCGCGGATCACATCACCGGCTACGGCAACGTTACGCCGGAGAATGTTGGTGCGCTGGTCGATGGCACCATCTACACGCGCGGCGGCTCTGAGAAGAAGTCCACCGCGATCTTCGTGGGCGGCGGCAGCATGGCGGCTGGCGAAGCGGTGTTCGAGGCGGTGAAGAAGCGCTTCTTCGGTCCGTTCCGCGTCTCGATCATGTTGGATTCGAACGGGTCCAATACCACGGCTGCCGCTGGCGTCGCGCTGGTCCAGAAGTCGGCCGGCTCGCTCCAGGGCAAGAAGGCCGTCGTGCTCGCCGGAACCGGACCGGTCGGCATGCGTTCGGCCGCGCTCCTTGCCCAGGAGGGTGCCGAGGTGACGCTCTGTGGCCGATCGCTCGACAAGGCGCAGGCTGCCGCCGACCAGATCAACGCGCGCTTTAAGGTGAATATCAAGGCGGCCGAGACGCCGGATGCAGCCTCGCGTGCCGCGATCGTCAGGGGCCAGAACATCGTGTTCTCGGCCGGCGCCATCGGTCTCGAGCTTCTGCCCGAGGACGCCTGGAAGGACGAGGCCAGCATCGAATTTGTGGCGGATTACAACGCGCAGCCGCCACTCGGCTTCGGCGGTATCGAGGCCATGGACAAGGCCAAGGAGCGTCACGGCAAGAAGGTCTTCGGCGCGCTGGGTATCGGCGGGCTGAAGCTGAAGCTCCACCGGGCCTGCGTCGGGCAGCTCTTCGACAGCACGGAGCAGGTTCTCGATGCCGAGGCGATCTACGCCCTCGCCAAGAAGATGGCCTGA